DNA sequence from the Candidatus Zixiibacteriota bacterium genome:
CTCCGGCGCGGCTATCCCCCTCGATATCCTGCGCATCTTTGACAAGCTCTCTGATGAAATGCAGAATAAATGCATAGATGACCCCAATGAGCGGACCAGGTATGAGCAATGCCGCGTTGACATTGACAGCATACCCACCAGCTAAAAGGGTCATGGCGGCCAACGCCGCAACGGTGAGATTACCGAGCAATAAAATCCGCTTTAGGCGGTGATTATAGAGATAGAGCAGCCCTATCGCCGAGAGACATACGAGCGATACAGTAAAATTTACAGTCAGGCTGATTGCTACCGCAAGAAGATTAAGCACAGCCAATAGACGTTTTGAAAAAGCTGTACTGAGCAGGCCGCGAACCAATATTCGCTCAGGACGATTTATTCGATCGATTTCAATATCAGCTAAATCATTTCCGATGTTTCCGGCCGCGCACACCAGAAATGTGGCTATAGAAGTGAAGAATATATTTAGATAGTCCAACGAAGCGTCGGTGGCGGTCATTGATGCCCCAACCCACACTCCGACCATGGCCATCAGACAATTTGTGACTCGAATAAGTCTACATATATGTACGAATGTTGACACGAGTTAGAAAATAGACGAGTAACCTGAGAACATCAACAATTATAGCACAGGAGATACACCAAGAGGCTACGACTGTGCCCAGGACTATAAATCGGACGACAACTCAATTGACACCTGCGGCTGGCTCAAACGAAGTTCGGGATTCCAGCCCAGCGAAAGCATCAGCGATCTTTCTTCTGTAAGAAGCGATATCCCCACGCCGTATGAATAGCGAAAGAGTTCTTCAGTTATGACAGAGCCTGCCGCTGTCCGCGTTTCCAGAATGGGCCGGTTCAGATAAGCGGCATCAATAAATGTAAAAAGTGTCCCGTTTTCAAAGCGCAGTCTCGGCTCCACTGTACCAAAGACGCTCCTCTGAACAAAAAACTGTTCGCTCCGATAACCCCTCAGACTGCCGGGACCTCCGAGAGGAATCATTTCTGAAAGCGGGGGCAACTTTTCCGCGGTCTCAAAACCCATATAATCTGCCCCGATATGCGCACGGAACTTTCCTGCAATCGGCTGATACAGGTCTGCGGAAAATGTTGCGCGTGTGTCATTAAATGAACTGCCATCATTCCGTAATGTATCT
Encoded proteins:
- a CDS encoding UbiA family prenyltransferase, with protein sequence MAMVGVWVGASMTATDASLDYLNIFFTSIATFLVCAAGNIGNDLADIEIDRINRPERILVRGLLSTAFSKRLLAVLNLLAVAISLTVNFTVSLVCLSAIGLLYLYNHRLKRILLLGNLTVAALAAMTLLAGGYAVNVNAALLIPGPLIGVIYAFILHFIRELVKDAQDIEGDSRAGVITFPSVAGIASTLRVVLVCLALLFVFTVLLVKSEAYGSVFAILVIGCVNVPLLGFFIYALNRPTQKIIGVGSFLLKIGMAVGLFALVIG
- a CDS encoding BamA/TamA family outer membrane protein, with amino-acid sequence NLDLRLRNIFGDGREVSVVSDRRASSRSNFRVAYSQPLFWLGLGQIESFISTRNYKNEFYEFALETNYRTTIKEDLFGGAGISVRRVEPVSGVDRYVRFQGDFRFEGRGLDVMRNPGRGFVFDWTLSYIHRKYDKRLIDTLRNDGSSFNDTRATFSADLYQPIAGKFRAHIGADYMGFETAEKLPPLSEMIPLGGPGSLRGYRSEQFFVQRSVFGTVEPRLRFENGTLFTFIDAAYLNRPILETRTAAGSVITEELFRYSYGVGISLLTEERSLMLSLGWNPELRLSQPQVSIELSSDL